The Gossypium hirsutum isolate 1008001.06 chromosome D03, Gossypium_hirsutum_v2.1, whole genome shotgun sequence genomic interval CCATAGGTCcctatactcttcacaaatttggaatttagtcctactttctagatttcaaaattcagacctgttaatttttattttttttattaaattggttagtatgacatttagaaataaaaaaaaatattcttttggAAGCAATGGAACTAAAAAAAATGTCATAATTATccgaatttaacaaaataaatttaattgtgttaatagttggacctaaattttgaaatcggaaaagtaaaaagactaaagtcctagaaataaaaatatagggactaaattcaaaatttacaaagaATACAGGGACTTATGacaaattttaaccttttttctAACACTGACTCTACTGCACGTGGTTTTCACATAGAATGAGCCAAGGTTTTCAATCTCAGCAGGTCCAGCGCTGGAAATCCATAATCTCTTGGAAAATATGAAGTTCTAATAAAACCATAGATCCAAGAACCCGACAGCTTCTAACATATTTATCTCACAACAAGCTCATTTACAGACAAAAACTAAGAAAATTAAAAGCAACAGATAGAAATTTGATGAAACATCACCTTATTCGTCATTCTGCTCTCTCTGTACCTGTCATGCAATATGATATTCGACCCTGAGCTAAAAGAATCAACTGTTTGACCATGTGATACAGAATCAAGtatacataatttaaaacatgGTTGCTTGACCTGTAAGGCAATGAGACAACAATTTGGCATTGCTGCAAACATGAACAACCATTAAATATTACATCCATACAGATCAATGCTTCACAAAACATAGGCAATTTGCATATAAGCAAACAAAACCTGTCAgatgaaatgaattaaaaaaggGCATACCAGAAACCAGCATCAAGATTCCTAGCAGAAAGCCCTTAGATTATATTTGAAGACCCGCACGTGTAGGTTCGGAATCGTCGTGCATTAAAACCGGTCATCAAAATCATACCATGAAATTAATCTTGTCTAGAGTTGAGCTACAAGGAATCTTTTACAGCCTGACCAATTGGTTGGCATGTCACCCCAACTCCCACCACTCTGGATAAGTCTACTTCTAGACTCATTCTCATTTCAAGATTGATCAAAGTCCTATATAAATTAGCATTTGTAGTCCTTGTTCATCAAAATTTATGAAGTAGGAGCTGTTTGAAGAAGGGAAAGGTAGCACGGTTCGACATCATGAGCAACAAGGTGAGAGATGTTCAAGCTAGTGCAGTTGATAGGAGCAGGAGAGGGACAAGACCGATCCCGAAGAGGGGTCAGATCAAGTCGAGAATGGCAGCGAATGCTTTTAACTCCATTGTCTTTGTGCTGTCTAAAGCTGCTGGCAGTCCGAACCGTCGTCATTCCCACCGGAATACATACTTGAAGGAAGCCTAGAGCATTATAATTAGTGAACATATACAAAATATTGTATTGCAATTAACTTGTTAATGTATTATAAAGTAATTTTCCTCTTCTCCTTCATTTTTTCtctattgttatatatatatatttgtatatttgcaCTCTATAGTATTCACTTAACATGCTGATCGAGTCTTAACTCAATTGATACGGGCATTAATGCCAATGCAGGAAAAcatgggttcgagtgcgctgaagcacattattctcttatttatgggttgggaggGCTATAGGTAGTTTTAGGCATTCTGCATGTCAAAAAGaagatatgatcagaacctataatgagatagtttaaaaaaaaattcacttaacataTAAAAGTGTGATGATTCCATTGTGATCTTAAATCCCTATATAGCTTTCTCACCTCCAAAAACATTTCTTTACACTGGTGAGATTAATTGTTGTAGTAGTGAGATTTGATATTGTAATAATGAGAcgtgaaattaaaattaattcaaccGTAGTTATAAAATGAACTATAATAAGATTACTAAATCATTATTTATCTAATACGGTAAAATATTTGAAGTTGTTGTAATGTATTTGAGGAAGTACTCATTTTCTCAATCACTAcgacaaaatattaacttgtcaATATTTGAAAGATCAAATCGGATTAGACTAGATAAAATCTCTTGGATCGAAGAAGTTGGACTAGATCGAAACATTGAAGACTTAATTGCCAACTGTCCTTGTTTACCTTGAttgttaatattatattgtataagGCTATTTCTACTATTTAATAGAGATTTTGATAGATCTTCATTATGTTAGCAAGTTTTAAGGGGACATTGTTTTTGTGAAAGTGCTTTTGTGATTGTCAATCTTTTGTGTTAGTGATTTTAAGGGTTAAGTTCTCAAGGGAGAATTTAGTGGTGAGTAATCTAGTCTTCAAAGACACAAGAGTGAGGAATTATCATTGGGGTATAATAGACTTAGGTTCACTAGTTGTAATCGTTTGGAAATAGTAGATTCATCTCATTGAGCTAGACTTCACAAACGTAAAGAAGCGAAACTACGTAAATAAATTTTGTTGTCTCCTATTTTGTAAGAAGTGAGTTTTCATTCACTATGCCCATGGAAAATTTGAGTAGAGTTGGCACAAACATACGCACTGATCTCATGTTCTACAAAAGTTGTTAGATGCTAGTGAAGAAGCATAAAAAGCATATTTTTCTAAAATGCAAATCTCATGATCATGAGTGTGATGAAATCTAAAGGAGACAAAAGAACACCTTCATATTTTCTTATTTGGGATCCAAGTTACATGCTTTACAAGTTTAATTTGACACATAATAATTCATCGCACTTCTTATTAGAACTgtaaaaatctaatataaatcttaataaaataagatttgttatattaaatcatcaagaataaaaatTAGATGTAAAAGTGTACTTAAATCCATCTATACAAGTCTTTTGGCTTTGATCTTCCGAAACACCGAAACACAGGACAAAGGCGAATCTAACTAGGTAGGGGACTTGGGACCCTAAAAATGATCTTCCTTGCATCTCTCGAACCCCAACTTGGCCAAGCAGACAATCATGCAAGCATGATCCTCTAAACCTGACCAAATTGCATATAAACAAACACAAACTTTTCagttgaaaagaaattaaaaaaaaaaaaacagacatTGAATCCCACCTTTCTATTATATGCTATTACTTATCCATTAAAAAAAGGGCATACCAGAAACCAGCACCAAGATTCCTAGCAGAGAGCTATTAGATTATATTTGAAGGTCCGCACGTGTAGGTTCGGAAATGTCGTGCATTAAAACCGGTCATCTAAATCATACCATGAACTTAATCTTGTCCAGAGTTGAGCTACAAGGAATCTTTTACAGCCTGATGAACTGGCTGGCATGTCACCCCAACTCCCACCACTCTGCATAAGTCTACTTCTAGACTTATTCCCATTTCAAGCTTGATCAAAATCCTATATAAACTAGCAATCAAAGCAATCAAAAGCAAGACAAACTGGCATTTCACATTTGTAATCCTTGTTCATCAAAATTTATAAAGTAGGAGTTGATTGAAGAAGGGAAAGGTTGCCCAGTTCGGCATCATGAGCAACAAGGTGAGAGATGCTCAAGCTAGTGCAGTTGATAGGAGTCCGAGAGGGACGAGACCAATCCCGAGAAGGGGTCAGATCAAGTCGAGAATGGCAGCGAATGCTTTTAACTCTATTGTCTCTGTGCTATCTAGAGCTGCTGCTGCCGGTCCAAATCATCGTCATTCCCACCGGAAAACATACTTGAGGGAAGCCTAGAACACTATAATTAGTGATTATATATTAAACATTGTGTTGCAATTAACTTGTTAACGTATTCTAAAGtaattttcttcttctccttcatcTTTTCTCTATtgttatatttttgtatatttccaCCCTATGATATTCACTTAACAAAAAACCAAAAGTTCATAATATACACCAAAAAGATGACATGAGAATTTATCCACTTAATTTCCATGAAATATACGAGTTGTTTGTGCAAAGTGTTAAAGGAAAAGACCCTTCCCCCACCCAAAGAGCAGGGAAAATAGAGAGCAGTGAAGAAGCTTTATCAGAGTTGAAATAGCATGCCTGTTTCTAATGCAACCAAAGGCAcctatattttctatttgtttagAGGTATGTATAAGCCTAATGGTAACACTAAGGTGAACCATAACCAAAGAGGAAATGCCTCAAGATATGAAAATGTGATTCCACGTCATTTTATCTCTTTCCCATCAGACAATAACTAATctgatttttaacttttttctcctaaatatattcaaatctaaataaaaatgctaaaaataagGAGGATAAATCTGATTCTCCTATTGGAAAGAGATAGGATGACAtgaaatcacagtttcataccaTCTTTTCtccttaaaataatatttgtatttaagggaaattaaaacataatagaaatttaatccataattgaaaaatattaagATTACTAAAATATAGATacattatttgaaatattttgattaattagtatatagttatataaatttttttcttatattaaatgaatgaaaaatattggaaactttaaatcaaaataattaaaaaggtaaaattatagataattttaaaaattaaacattaatgaaaatatgTTCAAAGttaataataagtgaataaagtGAACTttaataaagttaataataaggattaaatcaacttttatcatttttaggaggggttaaagtataatttacctttattaatttaaaattttaaaaaatttaaagagtgtaaatagaaaattttttattttaagagagTCCCCTAATTACGCCTCTGATTTGGGCTTAGGTGTGCATGTTCATTTCAAGTTTTGGTTTGATCCAACTAAAAAGTATTTACATTAAGATAATCACCAACAACAGAACTAAATATACCACTAAATAATCAATTTACAGCAGTAATGCCAATTCTGCTAAGTGCTACCCAATGTTGGTGGAGTTTTTAAGAGAAGAATAAATGTAGGTTGGAAGGGAGAAGGGAAATAGAAAGGCCCCAGTTGAAATTTTTTAGGTAATAAAGGTAAGTTGGAAGagagaaggaaaagaagaaaaaaattgcaagaaataaaagaaatatttttcaaaaaaaaattgggatttttattggttaaattgtttttttcttaattttgataaaatcttattatataaatttttttggatAATGATTACCCATAGTGCACAAGCCTCAATTGAAGACTAAAATTGCAAAAGCTTTAGTGGCAATCAGCAACAACTTGAGCAACAGATTTGGAATGatcgtattataaaataaaagagaatcatgttgataacgtgttataaaataaaaagatagaaagTAAAAAACAAAGAGAATAAGAGAGCAAAGagagcatattttattgatcaatcgggATATTTATTAAGCTTCtacaaagtctctatttataggcgtaagaagtataaatgaagtaaagatctacttctaatgactattagaatttaaagtatatcaaaacttatcatgaacttgatggacatccacttaataaaatattcataatatttattaatataaaatatttttatttattcaaatatgtgataaaatctataaatattattaaaatataaaaatactttaTTTCTGCATCCAAACCCGAACCtcgaaaatcattatttttttcttttaagtttaaaaaataacattattccaatctaataaaaaaatttaaagcaatGTCACGTTttgtttagaaaaataattaaattaaattttaaacttaattaaacaaatctTTTTACGTTTGTATCTAATTGAAATTAAGGGAAATCTATGTGGTTAGTTTGATTAAGGTTTGAGTAAGCAAAATAAAATCGTGGTCAGTTACAAAAGAATCTTTTCCTGTTTTCTATACTATCCAATTTTGCTTAAATGTTTCAAAATCTTTGAATACTTCCGTTTTTAGcattgaaaaaaaattcttgaatCCGATTATATTCTGATAGCGCAGTTAAAGTTGGCTCAAGAGAAACCGCTGTTGAGAGAGTGTTGAGGGATAATCATGGCCATTGGATTATTGGGTTTAATAGGAGATTAGGACTTTGTTCTGTTTTCAATGCTGAGTTATGAGATATCCTAAATGGCTTGATGTTATTGCATAACAGGAGCCGGGACAAAGTGTCGATTCAGATGGATAGCGTGGAAGTTATTCTGGCTATTCAAGTACCATTCTCAAAGTCTTTTGATTCAGCACTTATCAGATGTATTTGGCAAATATTGTCGGAAATAGTTTAATGAGAAATAATACATATTCATTGAGAAGAGAATATAAAAGTTGATCGCATCGCTAAATTGGCTTTTAACATGAATTAGGGTCAGTAGTTGTTTGTAGAGAATCTATTAAATATTGGTAGTTTAATCTAAGTATTGTAACAACTTctttttcactaaaaaaataataataaattgcaCAAAATTGGTGTGTCATACAAAATTTTTACCTCAattgattttaaagtttttttttctccaaTTAAGTACCTAAATTTggctttaaagtttaatttaatacCTAAAGTTTATTTTGTTTCGAATAGGCACTTGAACTTGGCCTTTTGGTTTAAATTAGTACCTGAACTTAGCTTCATAGTTCAAATTGGTTCAATAAGTCATTTATCATAAGTACTAATTTGGACCAAAAAGTCAAGTTCAGATACCAATTTGAACTGAGAAGCTAAGTTCATCTTAAACACTGAACCAAAATAAactttaggtactaaattgaaccTTAAAACTAAGTTTAAATACCTAACTGGacgaaaaaaaaaaccttaggtACCAATTTGAACCTTGAAGCCAAATTCATGTACCCAAAATGTATATTTACCCTTTTTTAATAAGAAACAGTTAAATTACTTGGGAGGTCCTTCTATATAAGGACaagatcaaattagtccctttattattaaatggatcgatttagtccatatattaaaaattagaaaaccaaagatttcatttataaaaccatAAAAGCTTTAGAAATATTAACTCTGTTccaatttgatattatttgattatttttaacagtaaaaaaacGAAATATAAAATCCTTGTAATGAAAGGAGGTCTAAGGTAGGTAAAAAGACCCCATAAAAGGTTATCTTGCAAAGTTTGCACGTAAATGTTCCCTAGTTTAGAGTTCTGAACATTTAGAGTAAAATTGTCCTAATTTAGCAATTTTACCCCTGTAAAATTTCCTTGGCATTTTCTACATCCGTTTGTCGGCTGATCCGTGTTATTTTCCCACCCTTTAAACAAGGTGTGGGTCTCACATTTCCCTATCTCCAAAATCTTGGACCATTGTACCCCCACCATCTTAACTCGCTCACATGGATTTTCATATCTCCCTTAATCACACTCTAAAAAGGCCCTTTTTCATATCCCCAAAACAatccaaaattaaatttaaaaaaatcaaaaagaataaaagataaaatatttttaaattgcttGGTGAGAATGGTGATGTTCTTATTGAAGTGATGAGGTGGCAACAATGCAAGCGTTCTACTTTACTCCCCTGCAGCAGCAGCAACACGAGCCAATCTTTTATCTTCTTCATTGAAAACCCtacattttgatttgattttcacCTTTTTTGGGTACATTTTGTCACTGAATCTAATCAAAGTTGTTCACTTATTTGTTTACATGCAAAACAAGTCTAAATTTTTAAGAATGAAGGAGTCGAAGAAAGATTCAGAGAAAGAAGTGTGGGATCCGATTCAAATCAGGAGTTCATCGGAGAACCCACTTGTTCATGGGTCATCGTCAAGACCCATTCCCAAGCTTATGGTGTGGTTAATCCTTTTCGTTtcgtttatttatgttatttacaCTCTTAAGCTATTAGCCAGCTCGGCTGAAGATTCTTACGATGATATCCCTTTCACTTCATCGCTTCATCGGTCTCTATTAAATCCTAACCGAACGGCGGAGATGACAAAGGAGAAGGCGTCTCTTCACCCACATCGGGATGCTAGAGAAAAACAAGTGGGTTTATTACGAATGCCTAAAGCTCCGCCTAGATGGAGGCCGACGGAGATCCACGACGTCGTTTTTGGGATCGCGGCTTCTTCTAAGCTATGGCAAAAGAGGAAAGAGTACATCAAGATTTGGTACAAACCGGACCGAATGCGCGGTGTGGTTTGGCTGGACAATCGGGTGAAATACTCTGCCGAAGATAACCGGACCCTACCGCCGGTCCGGTTCTCCAGCGACACTTCGAAATTCCAGTATACGAACTCGCAGGGTCACCGGTCAGCGATTCGGATCTCGCGGATCGTGACGGAGACGTTGAGTATGAAGATGGATAACGTGAGGTGGTTCGTGATGGGTGACGATGACACCGTCTTCATCACCGAGAATCTCATTAGGGTTTTGAGGAAATACGACCACACTCAGTATTATTACATCGGAAGCTTATCGGAATCCCATATCCAGAACATATTTTTCTCTTACAGTATGGCTTACGGCGGCGGTGGGTTCGCCATTAGCTACCCTTTAGCCAAGGCCTTGTCGAAGATGCAAGACCGGTGTATTCAAAGGTACCCGGGATTGTACGGCTCCGATGATCGAATGCAAGCTTGTATGGCTGAACTCGGTGTCCCACTCACCAAGGAACTCGGTTTTCACCAGGTAGGTCACTCAGTCTTGTCACTTTTTTCCCATTGTTAAAGTGCATTCCTTTATGctatgggttttaattaattatctaaatattcaCCTCTAATCATGATTTAGGGTAAGTTAATCGTGATTAAGTTAATGAACAGTGCTATCCCAGTTCCCGATGGTTTAAATTTCAGTTTCGGGAAATTTCAGGGGTAGATGATGACGAGGTGGGACCCACTGTTTTGTAGTGTTTAGACCTTGGTCTCTTGGTTTTTTTCCCAAGCGCTACTATAGCACGTGGGTCTTTTGGGTGGGAGAAACGTCTTGTATTGTGTTTACCTGGTGGAGCCTAGTGCATTTGAGGCAACGAATCCTCCCATGGTGTGATTGGACTTTTTGGGCTAATTATCGACATTAGTACTCCGTGGGGGCTAAACTGATCACTGCCCTTCATTGATGATGTTATCTGACTAATTTCTAGTTCGAGATGATATGTATTATGTATAAGGCTTGAACATCGAACCCACATTATCTAGGTGTATGCGTTTGTAGATGTTTGTTGTCATTGAAAAATCAATCTCTGATTATGTGTTTTTTGTTGGTTAATGGGTACCAGTACGACGTGTATGGGAACTTGTTCGGGCTACTTGCTGCACACCCTGTAACGCCTTTAGTATCGCTGCATCACCTCGATGTCGTCGAGCCTATTTACCCCAATGTGACCAGGGTTCAAGCTCTTAATCACCTTATGTTGCCTGCAAAGCTAGATTCAGCCGGGATCATGCAACAATCCATCTGCTACGACAAAACGAGAAGTTGGACCATATCGGTTTCGTGGGGTTTCACCATTCAAGTTTTTAGAGGAATCTTTTCTCCAAGGGAGATAGAAATGCCTTCGAGAACGTTCTTGAATTGGTATAAAAGAGCAGATTACACAGCGTATTCATTCAACACCCGCCCTGTTAGCCGAAACCCTTGCCAAAAGCCTTTCGTGTTTTACATGTCGAGCGTCGGAATGCATTCCAAACTGAACACAACCGTGAGCAAATATGATCGACACCGTGTTCCTCATCCTCCTTGCCGATGGAAAATGGCTGATCCTAACAATCTTCAAATGGTGATCGTCTACAGGAAACCTGACCCGAATCTATGGAATAGAGTAAGTTGCTTTTTATTCACAATTTGCATCAAAGATCAACTATAATCTCTTACTAACATCGAATTCGGGTTTTTTATTTGGCAGTCACCGAGAAGAAACTGTTgtagggtgatgaaaacaaaggaGCCAAGAACAATGGAGGTGGATGTGGGTGTTTGTAAGGAAGGTGAATTTAGTGAAATATAGTGAATAAAGTTGGATTATTTTTAGGgattagcttcttctttttttgtttattttttttatgctcAAATCACTGTCTTTTACTATTCTTTTGTCTTAATTTATCTGTCCCAAATCTCCAATTCTTTTTGCAAGAGTTTTTGAGGTAGTCTCGTTTGGGAACCAAACAAGTATGTTGTATAGAAATTTGTATCCCATAAAAGTTACAACCTTTTTTTCATCATTATTTGACTCTGCGTTTTGTATTGCTATCATTTAAGGGTTTTTGTTTTTCGAGCTTGAGTAGCTCGACTATATCTTGAGTCGAGCTTGAGTAGCTCAACTATCGAACTTCAGATTTCGAATTGAGCTCAGCTCGGTTGAATATCACCCCCAAGCATGAGGAAGGAAAAAAGTGAGGCATGGTTTAAGTCAAAAGAAGGTGTCAACGGAAACCAACTACACCCCAACAAGGATGGAGTTTAGTGACCGGCAATCATATGCATACctcaaaagtcaaaaaaaaaaaacaaccct includes:
- the LOC107927143 gene encoding uncharacterized protein, which codes for MQNKSKFLRMKESKKDSEKEVWDPIQIRSSSENPLVHGSSSRPIPKLMVWLILFVSFIYVIYTLKLLASSAEDSYDDIPFTSSLHRSLLNPNRTAEMTKEKASLHPHRDAREKQVGLLRMPKAPPRWRPTEIHDVVFGIAASSKLWQKRKEYIKIWYKPDRMRGVVWLDNRVKYSAEDNRTLPPVRFSSDTSKFQYTNSQGHRSAIRISRIVTETLSMKMDNVRWFVMGDDDTVFITENLIRVLRKYDHTQYYYIGSLSESHIQNIFFSYSMAYGGGGFAISYPLAKALSKMQDRCIQRYPGLYGSDDRMQACMAELGVPLTKELGFHQYDVYGNLFGLLAAHPVTPLVSLHHLDVVEPIYPNVTRVQALNHLMLPAKLDSAGIMQQSICYDKTRSWTISVSWGFTIQVFRGIFSPREIEMPSRTFLNWYKRADYTAYSFNTRPVSRNPCQKPFVFYMSSVGMHSKLNTTVSKYDRHRVPHPPCRWKMADPNNLQMVIVYRKPDPNLWNRSPRRNCCRVMKTKEPRTMEVDVGVCKEGEFSEI